In bacterium YEK0313, one genomic interval encodes:
- a CDS encoding Calcineurin-like phosphoesterase superfamily domain protein: MRLAVIADIHGNVLALDAVLADVAGRGADRIVNLGDCVSGPLWPRET, from the coding sequence ATGCGCCTTGCCGTCATCGCCGATATCCACGGCAACGTTCTGGCGCTCGACGCCGTGCTGGCCGACGTGGCCGGGCGCGGGGCCGACCGCATCGTCAATCTTGGCGATTGCGTCTCAGGCCCGCTCTGGCCTCGCGAGACCTGA
- a CDS encoding Calcineurin-like phosphoesterase superfamily domain protein encodes MPLGLATVRGNHDRWVGDGDPAAMGPSDRYAFDALDEAARRWLRELPPGLTFEAEGVTVRAFHARPDDDNAYLAEDVVGGKLALVDGAILAGRLGAAASAGLVLCGHSHQPRLLRVAATGAVLVNPGSVGAPAYDDPTPPQPHVSEAGSPHARYAMVSIEAGAVTAVEMIAVPYDWQAASERARANGRPEWAHALATGFMA; translated from the coding sequence ATGCCGCTCGGTCTTGCCACGGTTCGCGGCAATCACGATCGCTGGGTCGGTGACGGCGATCCGGCGGCGATGGGCCCGTCGGATCGTTATGCCTTCGACGCCCTCGACGAGGCGGCTCGGCGCTGGCTGCGTGAGCTGCCGCCCGGGCTGACCTTCGAAGCCGAGGGCGTGACCGTCCGCGCCTTTCACGCAAGGCCGGATGACGACAATGCTTATCTCGCCGAGGATGTCGTCGGCGGGAAGCTCGCCCTGGTCGACGGTGCGATCCTGGCAGGCCGGCTGGGCGCGGCGGCATCGGCCGGCCTCGTTCTCTGCGGCCACAGCCACCAGCCGCGGCTTCTGCGCGTCGCCGCGACAGGCGCGGTGCTGGTCAATCCCGGCAGTGTCGGTGCGCCTGCCTATGATGACCCGACCCCGCCGCAGCCGCACGTGTCGGAGGCCGGCTCGCCGCATGCCCGCTACGCCATGGTGTCGATTGAGGCCGGCGCGGTGACCGCGGTCGAAATGATCGCGGTGCCCTACGACTGGCAGGCCGCGTCCGAGCGGGCACGGGCGAATGGCCGGCCGGAATGGGCCCATGCCCTGGCCACCGGTTTCATGGCCTGA
- the aspC_2 gene encoding Aspartate aminotransferase — protein MSREGIARSLLTPTRRGSVAPFLVMDVMTAAARAEAEGRSIIHMEVGEPGAATPATIREAAARALMDGQIGYTLALGMPELRRRIARYYADIHGVAVPIERIAVTMGSSSAFILSFLALFEAGDRVAIASPGYPAYKNILEALGCEVVFIETTAATRYAITPAMLAAEHAKKPLNGLLVASPANPTGTMMTPEALKALVVAARDLGIRFISDEIYHGLSYDMPCATALESADDVVVINSFSKYYCMTGWRIGWMVVPESLVRAVECLAQNLFISAPKLSQIAALAAFEATDALEAIKAGYAANRAVLLDGLPKAGLDRLLPVDGAFYVYADIGHLTNDSMDFARRMLAEAGVAATPGLDFDPFGGQHAIRFSFAGSTSDMEEAMRRLAGWLK, from the coding sequence ATGTCCCGCGAGGGCATTGCCCGTTCGCTGCTCACGCCGACCCGGCGCGGCTCCGTCGCCCCCTTCCTGGTCATGGACGTGATGACGGCTGCGGCGCGCGCCGAGGCCGAAGGCCGCAGCATCATCCATATGGAGGTCGGTGAGCCCGGCGCGGCGACGCCTGCGACCATTCGCGAGGCCGCCGCCAGGGCGCTAATGGACGGCCAGATCGGCTATACGCTGGCGCTCGGGATGCCCGAGCTGCGCCGGCGCATCGCACGCTATTATGCCGATATCCATGGCGTCGCGGTGCCGATCGAGCGCATCGCTGTGACCATGGGCTCGTCGTCCGCCTTCATCCTCTCCTTCCTCGCCCTGTTCGAGGCCGGTGACCGGGTGGCGATCGCAAGCCCCGGCTATCCGGCCTACAAGAACATTCTGGAAGCGCTGGGCTGCGAGGTGGTGTTCATCGAGACCACCGCCGCGACACGGTACGCGATCACGCCCGCCATGCTCGCGGCGGAACATGCGAAGAAGCCGCTCAACGGCCTGCTGGTGGCAAGTCCCGCCAATCCGACCGGCACGATGATGACGCCCGAGGCGCTGAAGGCGCTCGTCGTCGCCGCCCGCGACCTCGGCATCCGCTTCATCTCCGACGAGATCTATCACGGCCTGTCCTACGACATGCCCTGCGCGACGGCGCTCGAAAGCGCCGACGACGTGGTGGTGATCAACTCGTTCTCGAAATACTACTGCATGACCGGCTGGCGCATCGGCTGGATGGTGGTACCGGAGAGCTTGGTGCGGGCGGTCGAGTGCCTCGCCCAGAACCTGTTCATCTCGGCCCCGAAGCTCAGCCAGATCGCGGCGCTCGCCGCCTTCGAGGCGACCGATGCCCTGGAAGCGATCAAGGCAGGCTATGCGGCCAATCGCGCGGTGCTGCTCGACGGCCTGCCGAAAGCCGGGCTCGACCGCCTGCTGCCGGTCGACGGCGCCTTCTACGTCTATGCCGACATCGGCCACCTGACCAATGACAGCATGGACTTTGCCCGTCGCATGCTCGCGGAGGCAGGCGTGGCGGCGACGCCGGGGCTGGATTTCGACCCGTTCGGCGGTCAGCACGCCATCCGCTTCTCCTTCGCCGGCTCGACGTCCGACATGGAGGAGGCGATGCGGCGGCTCGCCGGTTGGTTGAAATGA
- the caiE gene encoding Carnitine operon protein CaiE: protein MLKGSEAPRTSAHVSFDPEAFVHPSAQIYGKVTVSAGASVWPNAVIRAEVYEVVIGPRSNVQDFVLIHVGNGTGTIIGADCSITHHVTLHGCTLGDNVLVGIGATIMDGCVIGENSIIAGGSFLKENTIIPPNSIVAGTPATVRATRDSGAANRFNAWLYTENAAAYARGEHRVWAEIDLAEAAQRFGLERKA, encoded by the coding sequence ATGCTCAAGGGTTCGGAAGCGCCGCGCACGAGCGCCCATGTCAGCTTCGATCCCGAGGCTTTCGTCCATCCGAGCGCGCAGATCTATGGCAAGGTGACGGTCTCGGCGGGCGCCTCGGTCTGGCCCAATGCGGTGATCCGCGCCGAGGTCTATGAGGTGGTGATCGGGCCGCGCTCGAACGTCCAGGATTTCGTGCTCATCCATGTCGGCAACGGCACCGGGACGATCATCGGCGCCGACTGCTCGATCACCCATCACGTCACGCTCCATGGCTGCACGCTCGGCGACAATGTGCTGGTCGGCATCGGCGCGACCATCATGGACGGCTGTGTGATCGGCGAGAACTCGATCATCGCCGGCGGCTCGTTCCTGAAGGAAAACACGATCATACCGCCGAATTCGATCGTCGCGGGCACGCCGGCGACGGTGAGGGCGACCCGCGACAGCGGCGCAGCCAACCGCTTCAACGCCTGGCTCTACACCGAGAATGCCGCGGCCTATGCGCGCGGCGAGCACCGCGTCTGGGCCGAGATCGACCTTGCCGAGGCGGCCCAGCGCTTCGGCCTCGAGCGCAAGGCCTGA
- a CDS encoding IS2 transposase TnpB, which yields MTVQMQGGLDIQRLCGLSGVSRAGFYRYRQERVPAQADTELRDTIQKLSLKHRHYGYRRMTAQLRRDGTPVNAKRVLRLMREDNLLCMRGRPYVPRTTNSRHGYRILPNLVRGLVPSGIDQIWVADITYIRLLEAFVYLAVILDAFSRRVVGWALEDHLQTRLALAALDMAIAARGPQAGRLIHHSDRGVQYACSDYASRLDHHGIRMSMSGVANPYDNAKAESFMKTLKAEEVDGKTYLTLDHARRDIATFLETTYNRERLHSALGYQPPVEFESDLNRHHVP from the coding sequence ATGACCGTACAGATGCAAGGCGGCCTCGATATTCAGCGGCTGTGCGGCCTTTCCGGGGTCTCACGCGCCGGTTTCTACCGATATCGGCAAGAACGGGTGCCGGCTCAGGCCGATACAGAGCTGCGCGATACGATCCAGAAGCTCAGCCTCAAACACCGTCATTACGGCTATCGGCGCATGACGGCCCAATTGCGCCGCGACGGCACGCCGGTGAATGCCAAGCGCGTGTTGCGGCTGATGCGCGAGGACAATCTCCTGTGCATGCGCGGCCGGCCCTATGTCCCGCGCACCACCAATAGCCGCCATGGCTATCGCATTCTGCCCAACCTGGTGCGCGGGCTCGTGCCCTCCGGCATCGATCAGATCTGGGTCGCCGATATCACCTATATCCGCCTGCTCGAGGCCTTCGTCTATCTGGCTGTCATCCTCGACGCCTTCTCTCGCAGGGTGGTCGGATGGGCGCTCGAAGATCACCTCCAAACCCGCCTGGCGCTCGCAGCTCTCGACATGGCCATCGCCGCCCGCGGGCCGCAGGCGGGCCGCCTCATTCATCACTCCGACCGGGGCGTCCAATATGCCTGCAGCGACTACGCAAGCCGCCTCGACCACCATGGTATCCGGATGAGCATGAGCGGGGTCGCCAACCCCTACGACAATGCCAAGGCCGAGAGCTTCATGAAGACGCTCAAGGCCGAAGAGGTCGACGGCAAAACCTACCTCACCCTTGACCACGCCCGCCGCGATATCGCTACCTTCCTGGAGACCACATACAACCGCGAAAGACTCCACTCCGCTCTCGGATATCAGCCTCCGGTTGAGTTCGAGAGCGACCTAAACCGGCATCACGTCCCCTAA
- the mdtH gene encoding Multidrug resistance protein MdtH: MTIPPANGSARRAIPAGVWALGFVSMLMDISSEMIHALLPLYMTAVLGTSALTVGIIEGIAEATAAVTKVFSGALSDRLGKRKLLAAIGYGLGAASKPIFPLFPSIAWLVAARFIDRVGKGIRGAPRDALVADITPPSVRGAAFGLRQSLDTAGAFAGPLAAIGLMWLTAGHFQTVFWIAVIPAFLSVAVLMLAVREPPRPPGRRTARLPLRRADLARLGRAYWWVVALAGVFTLARFSEAFLILKADAAGLGLMVVPVVLVVMNLAYSLSAYPAGILSDRMDRTAMLAIGLGVLIAADLVLAVVPGIGGLLVGVALWGLHMGFSQGLFAALVADTAPAELRGTAFGMFNLVTGGALLLASALAGALWDIAGPQATFLAGAAFALMSLIGLGLARRQITAAAI, translated from the coding sequence ATGACCATTCCTCCCGCAAACGGGTCGGCGCGGCGGGCCATTCCGGCCGGTGTCTGGGCGCTCGGCTTCGTCTCGATGCTGATGGATATCTCCTCGGAGATGATCCACGCGCTGCTGCCGCTCTACATGACCGCGGTGCTCGGCACTTCGGCGCTGACGGTCGGCATCATCGAAGGCATCGCCGAGGCGACCGCCGCGGTCACCAAGGTGTTTTCGGGAGCGCTGAGCGACCGCCTCGGCAAGCGCAAGCTTCTGGCTGCGATCGGCTATGGCCTGGGCGCGGCCAGCAAGCCGATCTTCCCGCTGTTCCCATCGATCGCCTGGCTGGTGGCCGCCCGCTTCATCGATCGGGTCGGCAAGGGCATCCGCGGCGCGCCGCGCGATGCGCTGGTCGCCGACATCACGCCCCCGTCCGTACGCGGCGCGGCGTTCGGCCTGCGCCAGTCGCTCGACACGGCCGGCGCCTTTGCCGGACCGCTGGCGGCGATCGGGCTGATGTGGCTGACGGCGGGCCATTTCCAGACGGTCTTCTGGATCGCCGTCATCCCGGCCTTCCTGTCGGTCGCAGTCCTCATGCTCGCCGTGCGCGAACCGCCGCGCCCGCCCGGCCGGCGGACCGCGCGCCTGCCCCTGCGCCGCGCCGATCTCGCCCGTCTCGGCCGCGCCTACTGGTGGGTGGTCGCGCTCGCCGGCGTCTTCACGCTTGCCCGCTTCAGCGAGGCTTTCCTGATCCTCAAGGCGGACGCCGCAGGCCTCGGCCTCATGGTCGTGCCGGTCGTCCTCGTCGTCATGAACCTGGCCTATTCGCTCTCGGCCTATCCGGCCGGCATCCTGTCCGACCGCATGGACAGGACGGCCATGCTCGCCATCGGCCTCGGCGTGCTGATCGCCGCCGACCTGGTTCTGGCCGTCGTCCCGGGGATAGGCGGATTGCTCGTGGGCGTCGCGCTCTGGGGCCTGCATATGGGCTTCAGCCAGGGCCTGTTCGCAGCGCTCGTCGCCGACACCGCGCCCGCCGAGCTCAGGGGCACAGCCTTCGGCATGTTCAATCTCGTCACCGGCGGCGCATTGCTGCTGGCCAGCGCCCTCGCCGGTGCGCTGTGGGACATCGCCGGCCCTCAGGCCACGTTCCTCGCCGGAGCGGCCTTCGCCCTGATGAGCCTTATAGGGCTGGGTCTGGCGCGCAGGCAGATCACGGCCGCCGCGATATAG
- the fpr gene encoding Ferredoxin--NADP reductase — translation MSNLNTERVLEVRHYTDRLFSFKTTRDPAFRFLNGQFTMIGLQVEGKPLMRAYSMASSNYEDNLEFFSIKVQNGPLTSRLQNIQVGDEILVGRKPVGTLVQDSLLPGKTLYLCGTGTGLAPFMSVVKDPEAYERFDTVVLIHGTRFINEQAYGDFVAHALPNDEFIGEAVKAKLKYYPTVTREPYIHNGRITHLLDSGKLPGDLGLPPLDKDNDRVMICGSPAFLKDMVTMLEARGFVEGANNRPGHFVVEKAFVEK, via the coding sequence ATGTCCAACCTGAATACCGAACGCGTCCTCGAAGTCCGGCACTATACGGACCGGCTGTTCTCGTTCAAGACCACCCGCGATCCGGCGTTCCGTTTTCTCAACGGCCAGTTCACGATGATCGGCCTCCAGGTGGAAGGCAAGCCGCTGATGCGCGCCTATTCCATGGCCTCGTCCAACTACGAGGACAATCTGGAGTTCTTTTCGATCAAGGTGCAGAACGGCCCGCTCACCTCGCGGCTGCAGAACATCCAGGTCGGCGACGAGATCCTCGTCGGCCGCAAGCCGGTCGGCACCCTCGTGCAGGACAGCCTCCTGCCGGGCAAGACGCTCTACCTCTGCGGCACCGGCACGGGCCTCGCACCGTTCATGAGCGTGGTCAAGGACCCCGAAGCCTATGAGCGCTTCGACACGGTCGTGCTGATCCACGGCACCCGCTTCATCAACGAGCAGGCCTATGGCGATTTCGTCGCCCATGCCCTGCCCAATGACGAATTCATCGGCGAGGCGGTCAAGGCCAAGCTGAAATATTATCCGACCGTGACTCGCGAGCCCTATATCCACAACGGCCGCATCACGCATCTCCTGGACAGCGGCAAGCTGCCCGGAGACCTTGGCCTGCCGCCGCTGGACAAGGACAATGACCGGGTGATGATCTGCGGCTCGCCGGCCTTCCTGAAGGACATGGTGACGATGCTGGAGGCGCGCGGCTTCGTCGAGGGCGCCAACAACCGGCCCGGCCATTTCGTCGTCGAAAAGGCTTTCGTCGAAAAGTAG
- a CDS encoding Transposase translates to MGLQVHRVFSVAFKAAALRRVEAGEALATVARDLKVERKLLYDWRRAYETGGLAGLENRKPGRKPGLPMTPEERALKPPPDLPGDLAQAHARIAELERKIGRQQMDLDFFRRALHLAGGPEAQVSTASASTRPSKK, encoded by the coding sequence ATGGGCCTGCAAGTACACCGTGTCTTTTCGGTCGCGTTCAAGGCTGCGGCCCTGCGCCGTGTGGAAGCCGGCGAAGCGCTTGCGACGGTTGCGCGCGATCTGAAGGTTGAGCGCAAGCTTCTGTATGACTGGCGGCGGGCCTACGAGACGGGCGGCCTTGCCGGACTGGAGAACCGCAAACCGGGGCGCAAGCCCGGTTTGCCCATGACGCCCGAAGAGCGGGCCCTCAAGCCGCCGCCGGACTTGCCTGGCGATCTGGCGCAAGCCCATGCGCGGATCGCCGAGCTCGAGCGCAAGATCGGGCGCCAGCAGATGGATCTCGATTTTTTTCGCAGAGCCTTGCATCTTGCGGGCGGCCCGGAGGCGCAGGTCTCCACCGCATCCGCATCTACGCGGCCATCGAAGAAATGA
- a CDS encoding Pectate lyase superfamily protein, giving the protein MSLDRRSLLLGAACLALPATARAAALDGASFGLKPDAAEDQTRHFQRAVETAATSRQPLRLGAGSYRIGEIRLPANSQIIGIRGQTRLLFAGGTACLAAQRADNVTLSGLVIDGGGRALPDRRGLVTLAHGRGVRVEDCEIAGAGQHGLMLEGIEGIVRGNSIAGAAKAGIMALDSQGLTIAQNTIRGAGNNGILVWRTLAGDDGTIVEANRIEEIAARDGGSGQNGNAINVFRAGNVIVRGNRVRTCAFSAVRANASANIAITGNQCTGLGETALYVEFGSEGAVIANNLVDGAALGVVVTNFNEGGRLAAIQGNLIRNLVARRPAGTDPNDPAGVGIAVEADAAISGNVVEGAPAAGIQLGWGQYLRDVSVTGNVVKGAPVGIAVSVAPGAGQALITDNLVQGASRGAVVGMEWKRPVTGDLAREGAGRYAQLTVSGNRVR; this is encoded by the coding sequence ATGTCGCTCGATCGACGTTCCCTTCTTCTTGGCGCAGCCTGCCTCGCCCTGCCCGCGACGGCGCGCGCGGCCGCCCTGGACGGCGCCTCCTTCGGGCTGAAGCCGGATGCGGCCGAAGACCAGACGCGCCATTTCCAGCGCGCGGTAGAGACGGCGGCGACCTCGCGCCAGCCGCTCAGGCTCGGCGCCGGCAGCTATCGGATCGGCGAGATCAGGCTGCCCGCCAACAGCCAGATCATCGGCATCCGCGGTCAGACCAGACTGCTCTTCGCAGGCGGCACCGCCTGCCTCGCCGCCCAGCGCGCCGACAATGTGACGCTCTCCGGCCTCGTCATCGACGGCGGCGGGCGTGCCCTGCCCGATCGCCGCGGCCTCGTCACGCTCGCCCATGGGCGCGGCGTACGCGTCGAGGACTGCGAGATCGCGGGAGCCGGGCAGCACGGCCTGATGCTCGAAGGCATCGAAGGCATCGTCCGTGGCAACAGCATTGCCGGCGCCGCCAAGGCCGGCATCATGGCGCTCGACAGCCAGGGCCTGACCATCGCCCAGAACACGATACGCGGCGCCGGCAACAACGGCATCCTCGTCTGGCGCACGCTCGCCGGCGACGACGGCACCATCGTGGAGGCGAACCGGATCGAGGAGATCGCCGCGCGCGACGGCGGCTCCGGGCAGAACGGCAATGCGATCAATGTCTTCCGTGCCGGCAATGTGATCGTGCGCGGCAACCGCGTCAGGACCTGCGCCTTTTCGGCGGTGCGCGCCAATGCCAGCGCCAATATTGCGATTACCGGTAATCAGTGCACCGGCCTCGGCGAGACCGCGCTCTATGTCGAATTCGGCTCGGAAGGCGCGGTCATCGCCAACAATCTCGTCGACGGCGCCGCGCTCGGCGTGGTCGTGACCAATTTCAACGAGGGCGGACGGCTCGCCGCGATCCAGGGCAACCTGATCCGCAACCTCGTCGCGCGTCGGCCGGCCGGCACCGATCCGAACGATCCGGCCGGTGTCGGCATCGCGGTTGAGGCCGACGCGGCGATTTCCGGCAATGTCGTGGAAGGCGCGCCCGCTGCCGGCATCCAGCTCGGCTGGGGCCAGTATCTGCGCGATGTCTCGGTGACCGGCAATGTCGTCAAGGGCGCGCCGGTCGGCATCGCCGTGTCGGTCGCCCCCGGCGCCGGCCAGGCCCTGATCACCGACAACCTGGTGCAGGGCGCAAGCCGCGGCGCCGTCGTCGGCATGGAGTGGAAACGGCCCGTCACCGGCGACCTCGCGCGCGAAGGCGCCGGACGCTACGCGCAGTTGACGGTTTCCGGCAACCGCGTGCGCTGA